The Streptomyces sp. HSG2 genome has a segment encoding these proteins:
- a CDS encoding excinuclease ABC subunit UvrA gives MATHKPTESTGTHPADAHDLIRVHGARENNLKGVSVDLPKRRLTVFTGVSGSGKSSLVFETIAAESQRLINETYSAFAQGFMPTPGRPEVDVLDGLTTAIIVDQQRMGGDPRSTVGTATDVNAMLRILFSRLGEPRIGPPGAFSFNVASVSASGGLTVDKGADRTRTEKVTFSRTGGMCTHCEGRGTISEIDLTELYDESKSLNEDPFTIPTYTGDGWVVRVIRESGLFDPDKPIRDFTARERHDFLYREPVKVSVQGVKLTYEGLVPKIRKSFLSKDRGSMRPHIRAFVDRAVAFTECSACGGTRLSAPARSSRIAGTSIADACAMEIRDLAEWVKGLREPSVGPLLAKLGHTLDSFTDIGLGYLSLDRSSGTLSGGEAQRTKMIRHLGSSLTDVTYVFDEPTVGLHPHDVRRMNDVLLRLRDKGNTVLVVEHKPESILIADHVVDLGPGAGADGGVVCFEGSVEELRRSDTVTGRHLDDRAALKEKVREATGVLRVRGATRNNLRGVDVDIPLGVLTVVTGVAGSGKSSLVHGSLPPEAGVVAVDQTPIRGSRRSNPATYTGLLDAIRKAFAKANGVSPSLFSPNSDGACPVCQGSGVLYTDLAMMAGVAVPCEECEGRRFQARVLEYRLGGRDIGQVLAMSVGEARAFFSTKAARVPAAQRILGRLVEVGLGYLALGQPLTTLSGGERQRLKLAVHMAERGGIHVLDEPTSGLHLADVAHLLDLLDRLVDAGKSVIVVEHHQAVMAHADWIIDVGPGAGHDGGRIVFEGTPADLVAARSTLTGEHLAEYVGG, from the coding sequence ATGGCGACGCACAAGCCAACTGAATCCACCGGAACCCATCCCGCCGACGCACACGACCTGATCCGGGTCCACGGCGCGCGCGAGAACAACCTCAAGGGCGTCAGCGTCGACCTCCCGAAGCGCAGATTGACCGTCTTCACCGGAGTCTCGGGTTCGGGCAAGAGTTCGCTGGTGTTCGAGACGATCGCGGCGGAGTCCCAGCGGCTGATCAACGAGACCTACAGCGCCTTCGCGCAGGGGTTCATGCCCACCCCCGGGCGACCGGAGGTCGACGTCCTGGACGGCCTGACGACCGCCATCATCGTCGACCAACAGCGCATGGGCGGCGATCCGCGCTCCACGGTGGGCACGGCCACGGACGTCAACGCCATGCTGCGCATCCTGTTCAGCAGACTGGGCGAGCCGCGTATCGGCCCCCCGGGGGCGTTCTCGTTCAACGTGGCCTCGGTGTCGGCGAGCGGCGGACTGACGGTCGACAAGGGAGCCGACAGGACGAGGACCGAGAAGGTGACGTTCAGTCGGACCGGCGGCATGTGCACGCACTGCGAGGGCCGCGGCACGATCTCGGAGATCGATCTCACCGAACTCTACGACGAGTCCAAGTCGCTCAACGAGGATCCCTTCACCATCCCGACCTACACCGGGGACGGGTGGGTGGTGCGCGTGATCCGGGAGTCCGGCCTCTTCGATCCGGACAAGCCCATCCGTGACTTCACCGCGAGGGAACGGCACGACTTCCTGTACAGAGAGCCTGTCAAGGTGAGTGTCCAGGGGGTCAAACTCACCTATGAGGGGCTCGTCCCGAAGATCCGCAAGTCGTTCCTGTCGAAGGACCGCGGATCCATGCGGCCGCACATCCGGGCCTTCGTCGACCGGGCTGTGGCCTTCACCGAGTGCTCCGCCTGCGGGGGCACGCGGCTCAGCGCTCCTGCGCGGTCCTCCCGGATCGCCGGGACGAGCATCGCCGACGCCTGCGCGATGGAGATCCGTGACCTGGCCGAGTGGGTCAAGGGGCTGCGGGAGCCGTCCGTCGGGCCGCTTCTGGCGAAGCTCGGGCACACGCTCGACTCCTTCACCGACATCGGGCTCGGGTACCTCTCCCTGGACCGTTCCTCGGGCACCCTCTCCGGTGGCGAGGCACAGCGAACCAAGATGATCCGCCATCTGGGGTCCTCGCTCACGGATGTCACCTATGTCTTCGACGAGCCCACGGTCGGCCTGCATCCTCACGACGTCCGGCGGATGAACGACGTCCTGCTCCGACTGCGGGACAAGGGCAACACCGTGCTCGTGGTGGAGCACAAGCCGGAATCGATCCTGATCGCCGACCACGTGGTCGATCTCGGTCCCGGGGCCGGGGCGGACGGCGGTGTCGTCTGCTTCGAGGGCTCCGTGGAGGAGCTTCGCCGGAGCGACACCGTGACGGGCAGACATCTCGACGATCGCGCCGCGCTGAAGGAGAAGGTGCGGGAGGCAACGGGAGTGCTCCGTGTCCGTGGGGCGACACGGAACAACCTGCGCGGCGTCGACGTCGACATCCCACTCGGCGTCCTCACCGTCGTCACGGGCGTCGCCGGTTCGGGCAAGAGCTCCCTCGTGCACGGCTCGCTGCCGCCCGAGGCGGGTGTGGTCGCGGTCGATCAGACCCCCATCCGGGGGTCCCGCCGCAGCAATCCGGCCACGTACACCGGCCTTCTCGACGCGATTCGCAAGGCGTTCGCGAAGGCCAACGGTGTGAGCCCGTCGCTGTTCAGCCCCAACTCGGACGGCGCCTGCCCCGTCTGCCAGGGTTCGGGAGTGCTGTACACGGATCTGGCGATGATGGCCGGTGTCGCCGTTCCCTGCGAGGAATGCGAGGGGAGGCGCTTTCAGGCGCGCGTGTTGGAGTATCGGCTCGGAGGGCGGGACATCGGTCAGGTGCTGGCGATGTCCGTCGGGGAGGCGCGGGCGTTCTTCTCCACGAAGGCGGCGCGCGTGCCGGCCGCCCAGCGGATCCTGGGTCGGCTCGTCGAGGTGGGCCTCGGGTACCTGGCCCTCGGCCAGCCGCTCACCACCCTGTCCGGCGGTGAGCGGCAGCGGTTGAAGCTGGCCGTTCACATGGCGGAGAGGGGCGGGATCCATGTCCTGGACGAGCCGACCAGTGGCCTGCACCTCGCCGACGTGGCACATCTGCTCGACCTCCTTGACCGACTCGTCGACGCGGGGAAGTCGGTGATCGTCGTGGAGCACCACCAGGCGGTCATGGCGCACGCCGACTGGATCATCGACGTCGGCCCCGGCGCCGGACACGACGGCGGGAGGATCGTCTTCGAGGGGACGCCCGCGGATCTCGTCGCGGCCCGCTCCACCCTCACCGGCGAACACCTCGCGGAGTATGTGGGCGGCTGA
- a CDS encoding RNA polymerase sigma factor — MSASTSRTLPPEIAESVSVMALIERGKAEGQIAGDDVRRAFEADQIPATQWKNVLRSLNQILEEEGVTLMVSAAEPKRTRKSVAAKSPAKRTATKAVAAKAAAGRKASASTARTEASASEGAAAEESPAPKKAAAKKTTAKKAAAKKTTAKKATAKKAATKKDDGEVLEDEALEEGKAPEEPEGTESAGFVLSDDDEDDAPAQQVAAAGATADPVKDYLKQIGKVPLLNAEQEVELAKRIEAGLFAEDKLANADKLAPKLKRELEIIAEDGRRAKNHLLEANLRLVVSLAKRYTGRGMLFLDLIQEGNLGLIRAVEKFDYTKGYKFSTYATWWIRQAITRAMADQARTIRIPVHMVEVINKLARVQRQMLQDLGREPTPEELAKELDMTPEKVIEVQKYGREPISLHTPLGEDGDSEFGDLIEDSEAVVPADAVSFTLLQEQLHSVLDTLSEREAGVVSMRFGLTDGQPKTLDEIGKVYGVTRERIRQIESKTMSKLRHPSRSQVLRDYLD, encoded by the coding sequence GTGTCGGCCAGCACATCCCGTACGCTCCCGCCGGAGATCGCCGAGTCCGTCTCTGTCATGGCGCTCATCGAACGGGGAAAGGCTGAGGGGCAGATCGCCGGCGACGACGTGCGCCGGGCCTTCGAAGCCGACCAGATTCCGGCCACTCAGTGGAAGAACGTACTGCGCAGCCTCAACCAGATCCTCGAGGAAGAGGGTGTGACGCTGATGGTCAGTGCCGCAGAACCCAAGCGCACCCGCAAGAGCGTCGCGGCGAAGTCCCCCGCCAAGCGGACGGCGACCAAGGCGGTCGCCGCCAAGGCCGCGGCGGGCCGGAAGGCCTCCGCGAGCACCGCCCGGACGGAGGCCTCCGCATCGGAGGGAGCCGCCGCGGAGGAGTCTCCCGCGCCGAAGAAGGCCGCGGCGAAGAAGACCACCGCGAAGAAGGCCGCGGCGAAGAAGACCACCGCGAAGAAGGCGACCGCCAAGAAGGCCGCCACGAAGAAGGACGACGGCGAGGTCCTCGAGGACGAGGCGTTGGAGGAGGGCAAGGCTCCGGAGGAGCCCGAAGGCACCGAGAGTGCCGGTTTCGTCCTTTCCGACGACGACGAGGACGACGCCCCCGCCCAACAGGTCGCCGCGGCCGGCGCCACGGCGGACCCGGTCAAGGACTACCTCAAGCAGATCGGCAAGGTACCCCTGCTCAACGCCGAGCAGGAGGTCGAGCTCGCGAAGCGCATCGAAGCGGGACTGTTCGCCGAGGACAAGCTGGCCAACGCCGACAAGCTCGCACCGAAGCTGAAGCGCGAGTTGGAGATCATCGCCGAGGACGGCCGCAGGGCCAAGAACCACCTGCTGGAGGCGAACCTCCGTCTCGTGGTCTCGCTGGCCAAGCGCTACACCGGTCGCGGCATGCTCTTCCTCGATCTGATCCAGGAAGGCAACCTCGGTCTGATCCGTGCGGTGGAGAAGTTCGACTACACCAAGGGCTACAAGTTCTCCACGTACGCCACCTGGTGGATCCGGCAGGCGATCACCCGCGCGATGGCCGACCAGGCCCGCACCATCCGCATCCCGGTGCACATGGTGGAGGTCATCAACAAGCTCGCGCGTGTGCAGCGCCAGATGCTCCAAGACCTGGGGCGGGAGCCGACCCCCGAGGAACTGGCCAAGGAACTCGACATGACCCCGGAGAAGGTCATCGAGGTCCAGAAGTACGGTCGCGAGCCCATCTCGCTTCACACCCCTCTCGGCGAGGACGGCGACAGCGAGTTCGGCGACCTCATCGAGGACTCCGAGGCCGTGGTACCGGCGGACGCGGTGAGCTTCACCTTGTTGCAGGAGCAGTTGCACTCGGTCCTGGACACGCTCTCGGAGCGAGAGGCGGGCGTGGTCTCGATGCGATTCGGTCTGACCGACGGGCAGCCGAAGACTCTGGACGAGATCGGCAAGGTCTACGGGGTCACCCGCGAGCGCATCCGACAGATCGAGTCCAAGACGATGTCCAAGCTGCGCCACCCGTCGCGGTCGCAGGTCCTGCGCGACTACCTCGACTGA
- a CDS encoding FadR/GntR family transcriptional regulator, with the protein MSTLAHTMMTTARSADPGVASPGERDRRPYADGPTVDRPGPPAWDGGEPELGRVSRRAAGSRGRGLHGQLVQQLGQMIVSGDLGADRPLVPEEIGQRFEVSRTVVRESLRVLEAKGLVSARPNVGTRVRPVSDWNLLDPDIIEWRAFGPQRDDQRRELGELRWTIEPLAARLAAGHGREDVQQRLSEMVQIMGHAAGQGDALTFSRADAEFHMLLIQVAGNRMLDHLSGIVSAALQVSGGPVTGCDRLNEATLSQHGLIVDALSAGDGAAAESAMRQLLTVQPESDRVVPAPREH; encoded by the coding sequence GTGAGTACCCTTGCGCACACGATGATGACCACCGCCCGCTCCGCCGACCCCGGGGTCGCGAGTCCCGGCGAACGCGACCGCCGCCCCTACGCAGACGGGCCCACCGTCGATCGCCCCGGCCCTCCCGCGTGGGACGGCGGTGAGCCCGAGTTGGGGCGGGTGAGTCGGCGCGCCGCCGGGAGCCGGGGGCGAGGGCTTCACGGGCAACTCGTCCAGCAACTCGGCCAGATGATCGTCTCCGGCGATCTGGGAGCCGACCGTCCGCTGGTCCCCGAGGAAATCGGCCAGCGTTTCGAGGTCTCGCGCACCGTCGTCCGCGAGTCGTTGCGCGTCCTGGAAGCGAAGGGCCTCGTCAGCGCCCGCCCGAACGTCGGCACGAGGGTGCGTCCCGTCAGCGACTGGAACCTCCTCGACCCGGACATCATCGAGTGGCGCGCGTTCGGACCGCAGCGTGACGACCAGCGTCGCGAGCTCGGCGAACTGCGCTGGACGATCGAACCGCTCGCCGCGCGGCTCGCCGCCGGCCACGGTCGAGAGGACGTCCAGCAGCGTCTGTCCGAGATGGTCCAGATCATGGGACACGCGGCCGGGCAGGGTGACGCCCTCACCTTCTCGCGGGCGGACGCCGAGTTCCACATGCTCCTCATCCAGGTCGCCGGGAATCGCATGCTGGACCACCTGTCGGGCATCGTCTCCGCCGCGCTTCAGGTCTCAGGGGGGCCGGTCACGGGCTGTGACCGCCTGAACGAGGCGACGCTGTCGCAGCACGGTCTGATCGTCGACGCGCTGTCCGCGGGTGACGGTGCGGCGGCCGAGTCCGCCATGCGGCAGCTGCTCACGGTGCAGCCCGAGTCTGATCGGGTCGTCCCCGCGCCTCGCGAGCACTGA
- a CDS encoding ABC transporter ATP-binding protein, with translation MIQAFGLTSAPRRGLPLALDDVSFEASGGRVTTLLGTPGSGKTTALRLMLGLQRGRGVTYFRGRPLHRIAYPAREVGVLLGDVRGNPGRTLRDHLAMVCAAAGVQVGRADEVLETVGLSEMRGERLGTLSPGMERRFGLAVALSTDPHTLVLDDPTGRLAGVDSRPMLDTVRAYASQGGTVLWATTDAEVAARIADRVVTLDKGRVVADQGVGEFARTRLRPRVVVRSPQAARLAAVLARQARAERRPVEVVPDGGNRLTVFGGSCAEIGEAAFRSGIPVHRLADETGDMGAPGDGGAPGLDHAAGDRPYEASPVASAMSPVAGGTVPAALGGGRMRRVEDTPDEPTSDRDPGRPPGEAALLPAPPGDTSPHRGASGPTSASSASGRTGARPGRAGLGPAPRVRTHGSRARTVPGPQRPFRYELRRATHLATAVRVGAVVVCASMVSAAVLAHVGHAPPARVLAAWPGAFPLPPAALGAALLGALASGEEFRYPVLTLDRCAVPQRFGLLAAKLLLVGAMAAVLAAVVVLADVAALLLVPGRSASEVPADWAAQVGGWVGLIVGCSWLGVLGAGLFRSTAAGLAAAVAVPVVVAPLLGRLRDGVPVTAAAGPPVRAGEAVSPGWLSEGWPSWAAFSRLVGQPLDSAVVLSLLVLLGGCLLIWLRGRAR, from the coding sequence GTGATCCAGGCATTCGGACTGACCAGCGCCCCTCGTCGAGGACTCCCACTCGCCCTCGACGACGTCTCGTTCGAGGCCTCGGGAGGGCGCGTCACGACCCTGCTCGGGACGCCGGGCTCCGGCAAGACGACAGCCCTCCGCCTCATGCTCGGGCTGCAACGGGGCAGAGGCGTCACGTACTTCAGAGGCCGACCGCTGCACCGCATCGCGTACCCGGCGCGCGAAGTGGGTGTCCTGCTCGGTGACGTGCGGGGAAACCCGGGGCGGACGCTCCGCGATCACCTGGCCATGGTCTGCGCGGCCGCCGGGGTACAGGTCGGTCGAGCCGACGAGGTGTTGGAGACGGTCGGTCTGAGCGAGATGCGTGGCGAGCGACTCGGCACGCTCTCCCCGGGAATGGAACGCCGTTTCGGCTTGGCCGTCGCGTTGTCGACGGACCCGCACACCCTCGTGCTCGACGATCCGACCGGGCGTCTGGCCGGAGTGGACAGCCGTCCGATGCTCGACACCGTACGTGCCTACGCCTCCCAGGGTGGCACCGTGCTCTGGGCCACCACCGACGCCGAGGTGGCCGCTCGGATCGCCGACCGAGTCGTCACGCTGGACAAGGGAAGGGTCGTCGCCGACCAGGGAGTCGGCGAGTTCGCCCGGACGCGTCTCCGACCGCGTGTGGTCGTGCGCAGCCCACAGGCCGCTCGGCTCGCCGCCGTCCTCGCGCGGCAGGCCCGGGCCGAGCGCCGACCGGTGGAGGTCGTCCCCGACGGAGGCAACCGCCTGACCGTGTTCGGGGGTTCCTGCGCCGAGATCGGCGAGGCGGCCTTCCGAAGCGGAATCCCCGTCCACCGACTGGCCGACGAGACCGGGGACATGGGAGCGCCCGGCGATGGCGGTGCGCCGGGCCTCGACCACGCGGCCGGCGACCGGCCCTACGAGGCGAGCCCCGTCGCGAGTGCGATGTCGCCTGTCGCCGGTGGCACCGTACCCGCGGCCCTCGGTGGCGGTCGGATGCGTCGTGTCGAGGACACTCCCGACGAACCGACCTCGGATCGCGACCCCGGCCGACCGCCGGGCGAAGCAGCGCTCCTCCCGGCGCCTCCCGGTGACACGTCCCCGCACCGCGGCGCCTCCGGCCCGACCTCGGCTTCCTCCGCCTCGGGCAGAACCGGCGCCCGCCCGGGACGGGCCGGCTTGGGCCCGGCGCCCCGAGTCCGGACGCACGGTTCTCGGGCGAGGACCGTGCCGGGTCCCCAGCGTCCGTTCCGCTACGAACTTCGGCGCGCGACCCACCTGGCAACCGCCGTGCGAGTGGGGGCCGTGGTGGTCTGTGCGTCGATGGTGTCGGCCGCGGTGCTCGCCCACGTGGGACACGCGCCACCGGCGCGGGTGCTGGCCGCGTGGCCGGGGGCCTTCCCTCTCCCGCCGGCCGCCCTGGGGGCCGCCCTGCTCGGCGCGCTCGCCTCCGGGGAGGAGTTCCGGTATCCGGTCCTGACGCTGGACCGGTGCGCGGTTCCGCAGCGGTTCGGGCTGTTGGCCGCCAAGCTCCTCCTGGTCGGCGCCATGGCGGCGGTCCTGGCCGCCGTTGTCGTGCTCGCCGATGTCGCGGCCCTCCTCCTCGTGCCCGGCCGTTCGGCGAGTGAGGTGCCCGCGGACTGGGCGGCCCAGGTCGGCGGTTGGGTGGGGCTGATCGTGGGGTGTTCCTGGTTGGGGGTGCTGGGGGCCGGGCTCTTCCGGTCCACCGCGGCCGGGCTCGCCGCGGCGGTGGCCGTTCCCGTCGTCGTCGCCCCGCTCCTCGGCCGGTTGCGCGACGGCGTCCCGGTGACCGCGGCCGCGGGTCCCCCCGTTCGGGCCGGTGAGGCGGTGTCGCCGGGGTGGCTCTCCGAAGGGTGGCCCTCGTGGGCGGCTTTCTCGCGGCTGGTGGGGCAACCCCTGGACTCGGCAGTGGTGTTGTCGCTTCTCGTGCTGCTCGGTGGCTGTCTGCTGATCTGGCTGAGGGGTCGTGCGCGTTGA
- a CDS encoding NUDIX hydrolase: MPYDPSAHPPFAVTVDLVVLTVRRHSLCVLAVRRGEPPFQWRWALPGGFVRADEDLAQAAARELAEETGLRVHDPGEPARVDGAHLEQLATYGDPDRDPRMRVVSVAHLALAPDLPAPRAGGDANTVRWAPVEELLGRVGEGRVAEAAAPLAFDHDLILADGVERARSKIEYSSLATAFCPAEFTVGELRRVYEAVWGVTLDPRNFHRKVTGTPGFLVPTGGTTTRQGGRPAQLFRAGGATLLNPPMLRPEV, from the coding sequence ATGCCCTACGACCCGTCTGCCCATCCGCCCTTCGCTGTGACCGTGGATCTGGTCGTGCTGACCGTGCGTCGTCATTCGCTGTGTGTCCTGGCCGTGCGCCGAGGAGAACCCCCCTTCCAGTGGCGCTGGGCCCTTCCCGGGGGCTTCGTCCGTGCCGATGAGGACCTGGCCCAGGCCGCGGCACGCGAACTGGCCGAGGAGACCGGGCTGCGAGTCCACGATCCGGGCGAACCCGCGCGCGTCGACGGTGCCCATCTGGAGCAACTCGCCACGTACGGCGACCCCGACCGAGACCCGAGGATGCGCGTGGTCAGCGTCGCCCACCTGGCGCTGGCGCCGGACCTCCCCGCGCCCAGGGCGGGGGGCGACGCGAACACGGTCAGGTGGGCACCGGTCGAGGAGTTGCTGGGCCGGGTCGGGGAGGGCCGTGTCGCCGAGGCGGCGGCTCCGCTGGCCTTCGATCACGATCTGATCCTGGCCGACGGTGTGGAGCGGGCCCGCTCGAAGATCGAGTACTCGTCTCTGGCCACGGCGTTCTGCCCCGCCGAGTTCACTGTCGGCGAGTTGCGTCGGGTCTACGAGGCCGTGTGGGGCGTGACGCTCGACCCGCGCAACTTCCACCGCAAGGTGACCGGCACACCCGGCTTTCTGGTACCCACCGGCGGCACCACGACTCGACAGGGCGGTCGACCGGCCCAGCTCTTCCGCGCCGGTGGCGCCACGCTTCTGAATCCGCCCATGCTCCGCCCCGAGGTCTGA